In Campylobacter mucosalis, a single window of DNA contains:
- a CDS encoding DNA polymerase III subunit gamma/tau — translation MQALALKYRPKNFDELIGQESVSKSLAHALDESRLGHAYLFSGLRGSGKTSSARIFSKALVCENGPTSRPCEICAHCQMANEGRHIDIIEMDAASHRKIDDIRELIEQTKYAPASARFKIFIIDEVHMLTKEAFNALLKTLEEPPSYVKFILATTDPLKLPATVLSRTQHFRFKQISRLNILKHLQFILSKEGINYENEALEILARSGSGSLRDTLTLLDQAIIFSTAHITQSSVASMLGLLDPSRIEQILQTIISSDRQALKTLILELESYEPDMIIDEIIANLKEKFINNDPNFSLLVYERFFRILAQAKTMLNTTSDNGFVLSIMLFMMMEALNLQSIDEAISQAKSQIKPETQTIQIAQKEPEQTKTTRSDDKYQQFITKIYDRDFDLGECFKRSVEFISFDNQTLKLCTPASGNDREILVSRFKIINQICKEIFGEQTKIDAQKKEMQTTNELDSLKDELKNLQSSKEPQAQAQMPQRAENTTTLLDLNASKSKEELEALKQNSILNEARTLFGEPRIQND, via the coding sequence TTGCAAGCACTAGCACTCAAGTATCGCCCCAAAAATTTTGACGAGTTAATAGGTCAAGAATCCGTAAGCAAAAGCCTAGCACACGCACTAGATGAGAGCAGACTCGGTCACGCTTATCTATTTTCAGGGCTTAGAGGAAGTGGCAAAACATCAAGTGCTAGGATATTTTCAAAGGCTTTAGTTTGCGAAAATGGTCCGACCTCAAGACCTTGCGAAATATGTGCTCACTGCCAAATGGCAAATGAGGGTAGGCACATCGATATCATCGAAATGGACGCGGCTAGTCACCGAAAGATAGACGATATAAGAGAGCTTATCGAGCAGACAAAATACGCTCCAGCTTCGGCCAGATTTAAAATTTTCATTATCGACGAGGTGCATATGCTTACAAAAGAGGCATTTAACGCACTTTTAAAGACATTAGAAGAACCACCGTCATACGTAAAATTCATACTTGCCACGACCGATCCGCTAAAGCTACCAGCGACAGTTCTATCTCGCACACAGCACTTTAGATTTAAGCAAATAAGCAGACTAAATATCCTAAAACACTTGCAATTTATCCTAAGCAAAGAGGGTATAAACTATGAGAACGAGGCGTTAGAAATTTTAGCTAGATCTGGCTCTGGCTCACTTCGTGATACACTAACTCTACTAGATCAAGCTATCATTTTTAGCACGGCTCATATCACGCAAAGCTCGGTAGCTTCTATGCTAGGGCTACTTGATCCTAGTCGTATCGAGCAAATTTTACAAACAATCATAAGCTCAGACAGACAGGCGTTAAAAACGCTTATACTAGAGCTAGAAAGCTATGAGCCTGATATGATTATAGATGAGATTATCGCCAATCTAAAAGAGAAATTTATAAACAACGATCCAAATTTTTCGCTACTTGTTTATGAGCGGTTTTTTAGAATTTTAGCTCAAGCAAAAACTATGCTAAATACGACTAGTGACAATGGTTTTGTACTTAGCATTATGCTATTTATGATGATGGAAGCGTTAAATTTACAAAGCATAGATGAGGCCATAAGCCAGGCAAAAAGTCAAATAAAACCAGAAACGCAAACGATTCAAATCGCACAAAAAGAGCCAGAGCAAACCAAAACCACGAGAAGTGATGATAAATATCAGCAATTTATAACTAAAATTTACGATAGAGATTTTGACCTTGGAGAGTGCTTTAAACGTAGCGTTGAGTTTATCAGCTTTGATAATCAAACACTAAAACTTTGCACACCTGCAAGTGGCAATGATAGGGAAATTTTAGTTAGTAGATTTAAGATTATAAACCAAATTTGCAAAGAAATTTTTGGCGAACAGACCAAAATAGACGCACAAAAAAAAGAGATGCAAACCACAAACGAGCTAGATAGCCTTAAAGATGAGCTTAAAAATTTACAATCTAGCAAAGAGCCACAAGCACAAGCACAAATGCCACAAAGAGCTGAAAATACCACAACTCTTTTGGATTTAAATGCCTCAAAAAGTAAAGAGGAATTAGAGGCATTAAAGCAAAATTCTATATTAAATGAAGCAAGAACGCTATTTGGCGAACCAAGAATACAAAATGACTAA
- a CDS encoding cation diffusion facilitator family transporter has translation MMNFKDEKREKIIIKTALLGIVLNIFLASIKILIALASNSVAVISDAINNISDAFSSVITIFGSKLATKLPDENHPYGYGRTEYIGGLIVSVIVLMLGLNFLKASVEVIIEPKQTNFEFVAILFLAFAMILKFLIAKIYKKVGNDTESISLKAVGAEAFGDAIISFIILISAGVSYFYGIFIDGWAGILASGFIIFNGIVLIKQTFDKIIGVRVEQEVSQKVYMAVKECEIVLGAYDLILHNYGVERYVGSINVEVDEHLKISDISSKLNELQIKIYNRYRIYLVFGIYSINLGQNNAKECVINALSDLKSILSIHAFFIDLKQKRIRFDVVVDFKEQNLAQLRKEIEKRVSERFGGFEIFIVIDREFS, from the coding sequence ATGATGAATTTTAAAGATGAAAAGCGTGAGAAAATCATCATAAAAACAGCTTTGCTTGGCATAGTTTTAAATATTTTTTTAGCAAGTATAAAAATTTTAATCGCTCTTGCCTCAAACTCTGTTGCTGTTATTTCAGACGCTATAAATAACATTAGCGACGCATTTTCTAGCGTCATAACCATTTTTGGCTCAAAACTAGCAACCAAGCTTCCTGATGAAAACCACCCTTACGGATATGGTAGAACCGAGTATATAGGCGGTCTTATCGTTTCAGTTATAGTTTTAATGCTTGGGCTAAATTTTCTAAAGGCGTCAGTCGAGGTCATCATAGAGCCAAAACAGACAAATTTTGAGTTTGTTGCTATTTTGTTTTTGGCTTTTGCAATGATTTTAAAATTTCTAATAGCCAAAATTTATAAAAAAGTCGGCAATGATACGGAGTCAATATCTTTAAAAGCAGTTGGTGCTGAAGCGTTTGGTGATGCGATTATATCGTTTATAATACTAATCTCTGCTGGGGTCTCTTATTTTTATGGAATTTTTATAGATGGCTGGGCTGGAATTTTAGCTTCTGGATTTATCATTTTTAATGGAATAGTGCTTATAAAACAGACATTTGACAAGATAATTGGCGTTCGTGTTGAGCAGGAGGTAAGTCAAAAGGTTTATATGGCTGTAAAGGAGTGTGAAATCGTGCTTGGTGCTTATGATTTGATACTGCATAATTACGGCGTTGAGCGTTATGTCGGCTCTATAAATGTTGAGGTTGATGAGCATTTAAAAATTTCAGATATATCTTCTAAGCTAAATGAGCTTCAAATTAAGATTTATAACCGCTACCGAATATATCTAGTCTTTGGAATTTATAGCATAAACTTAGGGCAAAATAATGCTAAAGAGTGTGTCATAAACGCACTTAGCGATTTAAAAAGTATTTTAAGCATTCACGCTTTTTTTATAGATTTAAAGCAAAAGCGTATAAGGTTTGATGTGGTTGTTGATTTTAAAGAGCAAAATTTAGCACAGCTAAGAAAAGAGATAGAAAAGCGTGTGTCAGAGCGTTTTGGCGGTTTTGAAATTTTTATTGTGATTGATAGAGAATTTTCATAG
- the rho gene encoding transcription termination factor Rho: MENNSNQANESQKEKTTKKHTNNTRTHIPVDGHKIEELRTLDLENLVQIANSVGVENPREFRRQDLIFEILKTQTKQGGFILFTGILEVTNEGYGFLRSVDANLSDSSNDAYVSNSQIKKFALRVGDIVTGQVREPKDQEKYYALLKIEAVNYMPLAEAKERPLFDNLTPLFPTEKIHLEYDPMKLTGRVLDLFTPLGKGQRGLIVAPPRSGKTELMKELAHGIAKNHPEAHLMVLLVDERPEEVTDMQRSVKGEVFSSTFDLPALNHVRVAELVIEKAKRLVEMGKDVIILLDSITRLARAYNTVTPPSGKVLTGGVDANALHKPKRFFGAARNIEHGGSLTIIATALIDTGSRMDEVIFEEFKGTGNSEVVLDRNISDRRIYPAINVLKSGTRKEELLQKPDELQKIWAIRTAIASMDDVEALKFLYAKMLKTKDNKELLSILNE; the protein is encoded by the coding sequence ATGGAAAATAACTCAAATCAGGCAAATGAAAGCCAAAAAGAAAAAACCACAAAAAAACACACAAACAACACTCGCACACATATCCCGGTTGATGGACACAAGATCGAAGAGCTTAGGACGCTTGACCTTGAAAATTTAGTCCAAATCGCAAATAGTGTAGGAGTTGAAAATCCAAGGGAGTTTCGTCGCCAAGATTTGATTTTTGAAATTTTAAAAACACAGACAAAACAGGGCGGTTTTATACTTTTTACCGGAATTTTAGAGGTTACAAATGAGGGTTATGGCTTTTTACGCTCGGTTGATGCAAACCTAAGCGATAGCTCAAATGACGCCTACGTTTCAAACTCGCAAATAAAAAAATTCGCACTTCGTGTCGGCGATATCGTAACAGGACAAGTTAGAGAGCCAAAAGATCAAGAAAAATACTACGCACTTTTAAAGATTGAAGCTGTAAATTATATGCCGCTTGCCGAGGCAAAAGAAAGACCGCTTTTTGACAACCTAACACCACTTTTTCCGACTGAGAAAATCCACCTTGAATACGATCCAATGAAGCTAACCGGACGTGTGCTTGACCTATTTACACCACTTGGCAAAGGTCAGCGTGGGCTTATAGTCGCACCTCCAAGAAGTGGTAAAACCGAGCTTATGAAAGAACTAGCTCACGGCATAGCCAAAAACCACCCAGAGGCACATTTGATGGTGCTTTTGGTTGATGAAAGACCAGAAGAGGTTACCGATATGCAACGCTCTGTTAAGGGCGAGGTGTTTAGCTCTACTTTTGACTTGCCAGCACTTAATCACGTCCGCGTGGCTGAGCTTGTCATAGAAAAGGCAAAGCGTCTGGTTGAAATGGGTAAAGATGTCATCATCTTACTTGATAGCATTACGCGTCTAGCACGTGCTTATAACACCGTTACACCGCCAAGTGGCAAGGTTTTAACGGGTGGCGTTGATGCAAACGCACTTCACAAGCCAAAACGCTTCTTTGGTGCAGCACGCAACATAGAACACGGCGGTAGCCTAACAATCATCGCAACGGCATTAATTGACACTGGCTCACGTATGGATGAGGTTATTTTTGAGGAATTTAAAGGCACTGGCAACAGCGAAGTTGTGCTTGATAGAAATATCTCTGACCGCAGAATTTACCCTGCTATAAATGTGCTAAAATCAGGCACAAGAAAAGAAGAGCTACTTCAAAAACCTGACGAGCTTCAAAAAATTTGGGCTATTCGCACGGCAATTGCCTCTATGGATGATGTTGAAGCGCTTAAATTCTTATACGCAAAAATGCTAAAAACAAAAGATAATAAAGAGCTACTTTCTATTTTAAATGAGTAA
- a CDS encoding cbb3-type cytochrome oxidase assembly protein codes for MDNIVLATMLLISVVLGAFALFGVIWGIKNKQFEDYRKFLDGTKFDDEDALNDAYELEKRKKEAMKKNYMPPD; via the coding sequence ATGGATAACATTGTCTTAGCCACTATGCTATTAATATCAGTCGTGCTTGGTGCATTTGCACTTTTTGGCGTTATTTGGGGGATTAAAAACAAGCAGTTTGAGGATTATAGAAAATTTCTTGACGGGACGAAATTTGATGATGAAGATGCGTTAAATGACGCGTATGAGCTTGAAAAACGCAAAAAAGAGGCGATGAAGAAAAACTATATGCCACCGGATTGA
- a CDS encoding LysE/ArgO family amino acid transporter, protein MEAFFSGFGTSLSLILAIGAQNAFVLKQGILKQNVFIICLICAISDAVLIFGGILGLGYIIEKFPAIKQIAIYGGFCFLFCYGIKSFYTAFKLKHALNFDDKPTHGVRKTILLTLAFTWLNPHVYLDTMLLIGSVSAGFGNKNLIFGYGAACASFVFFFTLGYASRLLSPFFKKPLSWKILEIFVGILMIFLAFVLLFTDI, encoded by the coding sequence ATGGAGGCATTTTTTTCTGGTTTTGGCACGAGCTTATCGCTTATTTTAGCGATTGGAGCACAAAACGCATTTGTGCTAAAGCAGGGTATTTTAAAGCAAAATGTTTTTATCATCTGTCTGATTTGTGCTATCTCTGACGCTGTGCTAATTTTTGGCGGAATTTTGGGGCTTGGATACATCATAGAAAAATTCCCAGCAATAAAACAAATTGCGATTTATGGCGGTTTTTGCTTTCTTTTTTGCTACGGCATAAAGAGTTTTTATACTGCTTTTAAGCTTAAACACGCGCTAAATTTTGATGATAAACCAACGCATGGAGTTAGAAAAACGATACTTTTGACACTTGCATTTACCTGGCTAAATCCACACGTATATCTTGATACGATGTTGCTTATTGGCTCGGTGTCTGCTGGATTTGGTAATAAAAATTTGATTTTTGGTTACGGTGCTGCTTGTGCCTCTTTTGTGTTCTTTTTTACACTTGGATACGCCTCAAGGCTACTCTCTCCATTTTTTAAAAAGCCACTTTCTTGGAAAATTTTAGAAATTTTTGTTGGAATTTTGATGATTTTTTTAGCTTTTGTTTTACTTTTTACAGATATTTAA
- a CDS encoding heavy metal translocating P-type ATPase, which produces MAKIKCSHCKLSFDENSMIDGTQGQKFCCVGCQSVYEILHSNGLDEFYARLGKNSLNPANNLKKTTDEAIKNLYKNYVKNENGICKINLVIEGIHCSACIWLNEKVLFSTKGILEASINATNNKATIVWNDDEIKLAEILNKISQIGYNAYAYDASRQEAVLDAKRREFYIKLLVGVFCVMNIMWIAIAQYSGYFLGMDKSVRDILNFAEFILATPVLFYTGGAFFRGYVVAFKTKMPNMDMLIATGASLTYIYSVWAMFSRQGEVYFDSVAMIITFVFVGKFLEILSKKRANDTVDSLSSMVISEVLVKVGDECVYKDINEIKVGDTLVLKAGDKVLIDGVIASGEASFDYSRISGESVPVFAGKKDELKSGAICLDGYVEYVASAEFKNSLLNKIITMLENANLKKPHIEQFANQISAKFSLTIIFIAILTFIFWYFFGGFGFISPFLQDANSFERALIISISVVVIACPCALALATPVSTLVGLGVGLKNKIIFKEARIIETLAKCDTVVFDKTGTLTKGILKVDDFSASFDLNVIFAIANTSKHPVSVAVAKFLSDKITQKSTITNVKEIAAKGVSAVYDDKILLAGSARFMSENGILVSENAMTTSYFVAFDKKLVATFSLSDEIRENANECISVIKALKMQVFMLTGDNENPAKSVALKLGIDEFKSNALPDFKAQFVKDLQAQGKRILMVGDGINDTLAMSYAEVGVCMGSGADVSLERSDVVLLSDDLVALKQAILISKRTLNAIKQNLAFSLIYNAFTIPLAILGLIIPLFAAISMSFSSVIVVLNSLRIKKGF; this is translated from the coding sequence ATGGCAAAAATTAAATGCTCTCACTGCAAACTTAGTTTTGATGAAAATTCGATGATTGACGGCACACAAGGTCAGAAATTTTGCTGTGTTGGCTGTCAAAGCGTGTATGAAATTTTACACTCAAACGGACTTGATGAGTTTTATGCAAGACTTGGCAAAAACAGCCTAAATCCAGCAAATAACCTTAAAAAAACGACCGATGAAGCCATTAAAAATTTATACAAAAACTACGTAAAAAATGAAAATGGAATTTGTAAAATCAACCTTGTGATCGAGGGCATTCACTGCTCGGCTTGTATTTGGCTAAATGAAAAGGTGCTGTTTTCTACAAAGGGAATTTTAGAGGCAAGTATTAATGCCACAAACAACAAAGCCACTATCGTTTGGAACGATGATGAGATAAAACTGGCTGAAATTTTAAATAAAATCAGCCAAATTGGCTACAATGCCTACGCCTATGACGCAAGTCGTCAGGAGGCAGTTTTAGACGCAAAACGGCGTGAGTTTTACATAAAACTGCTAGTTGGCGTATTTTGTGTGATGAATATAATGTGGATAGCAATTGCACAATACTCTGGCTATTTTTTGGGTATGGATAAGAGTGTGCGTGATATTTTAAATTTTGCCGAGTTTATCCTGGCTACGCCGGTGCTTTTTTACACTGGCGGTGCGTTTTTTAGGGGTTATGTGGTCGCTTTTAAAACAAAAATGCCAAATATGGATATGCTTATTGCAACGGGTGCGAGTTTGACTTACATCTATTCGGTATGGGCGATGTTTTCGCGTCAAGGAGAGGTCTATTTTGATTCGGTTGCGATGATTATTACCTTTGTTTTTGTTGGCAAATTTCTTGAAATTTTAAGCAAAAAACGTGCAAATGACACGGTTGATAGCCTTAGTTCAATGGTAATTAGCGAAGTTTTGGTTAAAGTTGGCGATGAGTGCGTTTATAAGGATATAAACGAGATAAAAGTTGGTGACACGCTTGTTTTAAAAGCAGGTGATAAGGTGCTAATTGACGGCGTTATTGCAAGTGGCGAGGCTAGTTTTGACTACTCTAGGATTAGCGGCGAGAGTGTGCCGGTGTTTGCTGGAAAAAAAGATGAGTTAAAAAGTGGTGCGATATGCCTTGATGGATATGTTGAGTACGTAGCAAGTGCGGAGTTTAAAAATTCACTCTTAAATAAAATCATCACAATGCTTGAAAACGCAAACCTAAAAAAGCCACACATTGAGCAGTTTGCAAATCAAATTTCAGCAAAATTTTCGCTCACTATTATTTTTATTGCGATCTTGACATTTATTTTTTGGTATTTTTTTGGAGGTTTTGGCTTTATAAGCCCATTTTTACAAGACGCAAATAGCTTTGAAAGAGCACTAATCATCTCAATCTCGGTCGTAGTAATCGCCTGTCCTTGTGCATTGGCACTTGCTACTCCTGTTAGCACTCTTGTTGGTCTTGGAGTCGGGCTTAAAAACAAAATTATTTTTAAAGAGGCAAGGATTATTGAAACACTAGCAAAGTGCGACACTGTCGTATTTGATAAGACTGGCACACTTACAAAAGGCATTTTAAAAGTAGATGATTTTAGTGCTAGTTTTGATTTAAACGTCATTTTTGCCATAGCAAACACCTCAAAACACCCAGTAAGCGTTGCTGTAGCTAAATTTTTAAGTGATAAAATCACACAAAAAAGCACAATCACAAATGTAAAAGAGATAGCAGCAAAGGGCGTAAGTGCAGTTTATGATGATAAAATTTTACTTGCTGGAAGTGCTAGATTTATGAGTGAAAACGGCATTTTAGTAAGCGAAAACGCCATGACTACAAGCTATTTTGTCGCTTTTGATAAGAAATTAGTCGCTACGTTTAGCTTAAGCGATGAGATAAGAGAGAATGCAAATGAGTGTATCAGCGTTATTAAAGCTCTAAAAATGCAGGTTTTTATGCTCACTGGAGATAATGAAAACCCAGCAAAATCCGTAGCCTTAAAGCTTGGTATAGATGAGTTTAAATCTAACGCCTTGCCCGATTTTAAAGCCCAATTTGTTAAAGATTTACAGGCACAAGGCAAGAGAATTTTAATGGTTGGAGACGGCATAAACGATACTTTGGCGATGAGCTATGCTGAGGTTGGCGTGTGTATGGGTAGTGGGGCTGATGTGAGTTTGGAGCGAAGCGATGTGGTGCTACTTAGCGATGATTTAGTAGCATTAAAACAGGCGATTTTAATCTCAAAAAGAACGTTAAATGCGATAAAACAAAACCTTGCCTTTTCGCTAATTTACAACGCTTTTACCATTCCACTTGCGATTTTGGGGCTTATTATCCCACTATTTGCGGCGATTTCGATGTCATTTAGCTCAGTAATTGTTGTGCTAAATTCTCTAAGAATAAAAAAAGGTTTTTAA